The Triticum aestivum cultivar Chinese Spring chromosome 3A, IWGSC CS RefSeq v2.1, whole genome shotgun sequence genome includes a region encoding these proteins:
- the LOC123060680 gene encoding putative ATP synthase protein YMF19, whose protein sequence is MPQLDKLTYFSQFFWLCLLLFTFYILLFNNNNGILGISRILKLRNQLLSHRGGEIRSKDPKNLEDISRKGFSTGLSYMYSSLSEVSQWCKTVDYLGKRRKITLISDFGEISGSRGMERQILYLISKSSYNTSSSRITCWKNIMLTHVPHGQGSIIS, encoded by the coding sequence ATGCCTCAACTTGATAAATTAACTTATTTCTCACAATTCTTCTGGTTATGTCTTCTCCTCTTTACTTTTTATATTCTCTTATTTAATAATAATAATGGAATACTTGGAATTAGTAGAATTCTCAAACTACGGAACCAACTGCTTTCGCACCGGGGGGGCGAGATCCGGAGCAAGGACCCTAAGAATCTGGAAGATATCTCGAGAAAAGGTTTTAGCACCGGTCTCTCATATATGTACTCCAGTTTATCCGAAGTATCCCAATGGTGTAAGACCGTCGACTATTTGGGAAAAAGGAGGAAAATCACTCTGATCTCTGATTTCGGAGAAATAAGTGGCTCACGAGGAATGGAGAGACAGATTCTCTATTTGATCTCGAAGTCCTCATATAACACTTCTTCCAGTCGGATCACTTGTTGGAAAAACATAATGCTCACACATGTTCCACACGGGCAAGGAAGCATAATATCATGA
- the LOC123060679 gene encoding uncharacterized protein: MILRSLSCRFLTIALCDAAEPWQLGSQDAATPMMQGIIDLHHDIFFFLILILVFVSRMLVRALWHFNEQTNPIPQRIVHGTTIEIIRTIFPSVILLFIAIPSFGLALTVLIMAFVVLFGVQGIAFHLGNENVADLNVLVMTNAPNGGDFPIDQPPVGGLPDLQQEMAHAAHPEDIIAELTSKVERIFHEVGTPLPLEEGESARSFTENHVLWNSEGGDTLQQIFSDYTEAGDASEFVAIATNLAKRFRRAELGEPDSPDPDAPLEEKEAHSTGSPESTKANDGANEAGPSSSRKRKRWDDDSGSEDDDSGGPGESPDPVEIVYEGDAQGYNWEGN, translated from the coding sequence ATGATTCTTCGTTCATTATCATGTCGATTCCTCACAATCGCTCTTTGTGATGCTGCGGAACCATGGCAATTAGGATCTCAAGACGCAGCAACACCTATGATGCAAGGAATCATTGACTTACATCACGATATCTTTTTCTTCCTCATTCTTATTTTGGTTTTCGTATCACGGATGTTGGTTCGCGCTTTATGGCATTTCAACGAGCAAACTAATCCAATCCCACAAAGGATTGTTCATGGAACTACTATCGAAATTATTCGGACCATATTTCCAAGTGTCATTCTTTTGTTCATTGCTATACCATCGTTTGGTCTTGCGTTGACAGTACTAATAATGGCATTTGTTGTCTTATTCGGAGTTCAAGGAATAGCCTTTCATCTTGGGAATGAGAATGTCGCGGATCTCAATGTTCTCGTCATGACCAATGCTCCTAACGGGGGTGACTTTCCCATAGACCAACCTCCCGTTGGCGGACTACCAGACCTCCAGCAGGAAATGGCGCACGCCGCCCATCCCGAAGACATAATTGCGGAGTTGACTTCCAAGGTTGAAAGAATATTTCACGAAGTAGGCACTCCTCTTCCTTTAGAGGAAGGTGAATCTGCGCGATCGTTCACTGAAAATCATGTATTGTGGAATAGTGAGGGAGGAGATACTCTTCAACAAATCTTCTCCGATTATACGGAAGCCGGGGACGCAAGCGAATTCGTCGCAATAGCCACCAATCTGGCGAAGCGGTTTCGCCGCGCCGAGCTCGGTGAACCGGATTCTCCCGACCCCGATGCGCCTTTGGAAGAGAAGGAGGCTCATTCCACGGGATCCCCTGAAAGCACAAAAGCAAATGATGGGGCGAACGAGGCAGGCCCGTCTTCTTCGCGGAAGCGTAAAAGGTGGGATGATGATTCGGGGTCCGAAGATGATGATTCGGGGGGCCCCGGGGAATCTCCAGATCCAGTGGAAATCGTTTACGAAGGGGATGCACAAGGGTACAACTGGGAGGGGAATTAG